The Stappia sp. genome window below encodes:
- the argS gene encoding arginine--tRNA ligase, producing the protein MNIFTHYADLVRSAVQRLHPEADLTPEMLARCVVEPPRDSAHGDLATNAAMVLAKPLKAKPRDIAEALAGELKGRDGIETAEVAGPGFLNFRLSGEVWTQVLRAVLGAGGDFGRSTMGGGLKVNVEYVSANPTGPMHVGHCRGAVVGDALAQLLAFAGYDVTKEYYINDAGAQIDVLARSAFLRYREALGEEIGAIPDGLYPGDYLVPVGRALAEAHGRALLDMDEADSLALVKEFTVAAMMDLIRADLALLNVHHDLFFSERTLHARDDSNGSEIDKMLDVLRARDLVYEGTLPPPKGQVPEDWEDREQTLFRATEYGDDIDRPLKKSDGSYTYFAADVAYMLSKYERGFREMIFILGADHGGYVKRLEAVGRAISDGDARVVVRLCQLVKLFRAGEPVRMSKRAGDFVTLRDVVEEVGRDPVRFMMLFRKNDAPLDFDFQKVTEQSKDNPVFYVQYGHARCRSVLRQAREEMPDIDTAPAALATSDFSLLSDEGERDIAARLAAWPRLVESAAEAHEPHRVAFYLHDLASALHSHWNRGKDLPQLRFINPEDRQLTLARLGLVHAVSSVLASGLCLLGVAAPEEMR; encoded by the coding sequence ATGAACATCTTCACCCATTATGCCGACCTCGTCCGTTCCGCCGTCCAGCGGCTGCATCCGGAGGCGGATCTGACGCCCGAGATGCTGGCCCGCTGCGTGGTGGAGCCGCCGCGCGACAGCGCGCATGGCGATCTGGCGACCAATGCCGCCATGGTGCTGGCCAAGCCGCTGAAGGCGAAGCCGCGCGACATCGCCGAGGCGCTGGCGGGCGAGCTCAAGGGGCGCGACGGCATCGAGACGGCGGAGGTCGCGGGGCCGGGCTTCCTGAACTTCCGCCTGTCGGGCGAGGTGTGGACGCAGGTGCTGCGCGCGGTGCTGGGCGCGGGGGGCGATTTCGGTCGCTCCACCATGGGCGGCGGGCTGAAGGTCAACGTCGAATATGTTTCCGCCAATCCGACCGGACCGATGCATGTCGGCCATTGCCGGGGCGCGGTGGTGGGCGATGCGCTGGCGCAGCTTCTCGCCTTCGCCGGCTACGACGTGACGAAGGAATATTACATCAACGACGCGGGCGCGCAGATCGACGTGCTCGCGCGCTCCGCCTTCCTGCGCTACCGCGAGGCGCTGGGCGAGGAAATCGGCGCGATCCCCGACGGGCTCTATCCGGGCGACTATCTGGTGCCGGTCGGCCGGGCGCTGGCCGAGGCGCACGGCCGCGCGCTGCTGGACATGGACGAGGCGGACAGCCTCGCCCTCGTCAAGGAGTTCACCGTCGCCGCGATGATGGATCTGATCCGCGCCGATCTGGCGCTGCTCAACGTCCACCACGACCTGTTCTTCTCCGAGCGCACGCTGCACGCCCGCGACGACTCCAACGGCTCGGAGATCGACAAGATGCTCGATGTCCTGCGGGCGCGCGATCTCGTCTACGAGGGTACGCTGCCGCCGCCCAAGGGGCAGGTGCCGGAGGACTGGGAAGACCGCGAGCAGACGCTTTTCCGCGCGACCGAATATGGCGACGACATCGACCGGCCGCTGAAGAAGTCCGACGGCAGCTACACGTATTTCGCCGCCGACGTCGCCTATATGCTCTCCAAGTACGAGCGCGGCTTCCGGGAGATGATCTTCATCCTGGGCGCCGACCACGGCGGCTACGTGAAGCGGCTCGAGGCGGTCGGCCGGGCGATCTCTGACGGCGACGCGCGCGTCGTGGTGCGGCTGTGCCAGCTGGTGAAGCTCTTCCGCGCCGGCGAGCCGGTGCGCATGTCGAAGCGGGCGGGCGATTTCGTCACGCTGCGCGACGTTGTGGAGGAGGTTGGCCGCGACCCGGTGCGCTTCATGATGCTCTTCCGCAAGAATGACGCGCCGCTCGATTTCGACTTCCAGAAGGTCACCGAGCAGTCGAAGGACAACCCCGTCTTCTACGTTCAGTACGGCCATGCCCGCTGCCGCTCGGTGCTGCGGCAGGCGCGCGAGGAGATGCCGGATATCGACACCGCGCCGGCCGCCCTTGCGACAAGCGATTTCTCGCTGCTGAGCGACGAGGGGGAGCGCGACATCGCCGCGCGCCTCGCCGCCTGGCCGCGGCTTGTGGAAAGCGCCGCGGAAGCACACGAGCCGCACAGGGTCGCGTTCTACCTGCACGACCTTGCCAGTGCCCTGCATTCGCACTGGAACAGAGGCAAGGATTTGCCGCAATTACGTTTTATTAACCCTGAAGATCGACAACTAACATTGGCCCGCCTAGGTCTCGTACATGCGGTCTCTTCGGTTCTTGCCTCGGGTCTCTGCCTGTTGGGCGTGGCGGCGCCGGAAGAGATGCGGTGA
- a CDS encoding deoxyguanosinetriphosphate triphosphohydrolase: MIAPLGYGAQPRAPYATDPGASAGRLHREPESPTRTPYQRDRDRIIHSTAFRRLKHKTQVFVYHEGDHFRTRLTHTIEVSQIARSLARALRLDEDLAECLALAHDLGHTPFGHEGEDVMDACMAPYGGFDHNAQSLRIVTSLELRYAEFDGLNLSWETLEGLVKHNGPLVDGTGAPLGKFAGSELPFAIRAHARRQDLRLDTWPSAEAQAAAIADDIAYDAHDLDDGLRAGLLTIEQIRDVPFLADILAEVDARYPDLETPRRIHEIVRRSITRMVEDVIAESVRRIAELTPSSVEDIRQAGRPIVTFSEGMRSAEKGVKAFLFANLYRNEAVLAVRRQVSAVVRELFDAYVARPQDMPEEWRRGVGPDEPERLARRVCDFVAGMTDRFAIDEHRRLFDHTPELG; encoded by the coding sequence ATGATCGCACCGCTTGGATATGGCGCTCAGCCGCGCGCGCCCTATGCCACCGATCCCGGCGCGAGCGCCGGGCGGCTGCACCGCGAGCCCGAGAGCCCGACGCGCACGCCCTATCAGCGCGACCGCGACCGCATCATCCACTCCACCGCCTTTCGCCGGCTGAAGCACAAGACGCAGGTCTTCGTCTATCACGAGGGCGATCATTTCCGCACTCGGCTGACGCATACGATCGAGGTGTCGCAGATCGCGCGCTCGCTCGCCCGCGCCCTGCGGCTCGACGAGGATCTGGCCGAATGCCTCGCGCTCGCGCACGACCTGGGGCACACACCCTTCGGACATGAGGGCGAGGACGTGATGGACGCCTGCATGGCGCCCTACGGCGGCTTCGACCACAATGCGCAGTCGCTGCGCATCGTCACCAGTCTGGAGCTCCGCTATGCCGAGTTCGACGGCCTCAACCTGAGCTGGGAAACGCTGGAGGGGCTGGTCAAGCACAACGGTCCGCTGGTCGACGGCACCGGGGCGCCGCTCGGCAAGTTCGCGGGCTCCGAGCTGCCCTTCGCCATTCGCGCCCATGCCCGCCGCCAGGACCTGCGGCTCGACACCTGGCCGAGCGCGGAGGCGCAGGCGGCGGCCATCGCCGACGACATCGCCTATGACGCGCACGATCTCGACGACGGGTTGCGCGCCGGGCTCCTGACCATCGAGCAGATCCGCGACGTGCCCTTCCTCGCCGACATTCTGGCCGAGGTGGATGCGCGATATCCGGATCTGGAGACGCCGCGCCGCATCCACGAGATCGTCCGCCGCTCGATCACGCGGATGGTGGAGGACGTGATCGCCGAATCCGTGCGCCGCATCGCCGAACTGACCCCGTCGAGCGTGGAGGACATCCGTCAGGCCGGCCGGCCGATCGTTACCTTTTCCGAGGGGATGCGCAGCGCGGAAAAGGGCGTGAAGGCGTTTCTCTTCGCCAATCTCTACCGCAACGAGGCGGTGCTGGCGGTCCGCCGCCAGGTGTCGGCGGTGGTGCGGGAGCTGTTCGACGCCTATGTGGCGCGCCCGCAGGACATGCCCGAGGAATGGCGGCGCGGCGTGGGCCCGGACGAGCCGGAACGGCTGGCGCGTCGGGTCTGCGATTTCGTCGCCGGAATGACCGACCGTTTCGCCATCGACGAGCACCGGCGCCTGTTTGACCACACCCCGGAATTGGGGTAG
- a CDS encoding iron-sulfur cluster assembly accessory protein, giving the protein MDSMTTTSTSGDRVAEQATGVSLSDSAVRRIARILSDEPAGTMLRVSVEGGGCSGFQYKYDLTQSREDDDIVLARDGATVLIDPVSLEYMGGSVIDFVDDIMGQSFQIRNPLATAGCGCGTSFSI; this is encoded by the coding sequence ATGGATAGCATGACCACCACGAGCACAAGCGGGGACCGCGTCGCGGAGCAAGCCACCGGCGTGTCCCTAAGCGATTCGGCCGTGCGCCGCATCGCCCGGATCCTGTCCGACGAGCCGGCCGGCACGATGCTGCGCGTCAGCGTCGAGGGCGGCGGCTGCTCGGGCTTCCAGTACAAATACGATCTGACGCAAAGCCGTGAGGACGACGATATCGTGCTCGCGCGCGATGGCGCGACCGTGCTGATCGACCCGGTCTCGCTGGAGTACATGGGCGGCTCCGTCATCGACTTCGTCGACGACATCATGGGCCAGTCCTTCCAGATCCGGAATCCGCTGGCCACCGCCGGCTGCGGCTGCGGCACCAGCTTCTCGATCTGA
- the xth gene encoding exodeoxyribonuclease III has product MKIATWNINGVKARHDVLLAWLEEAAPDIACLQEIKSVDDAFPGTAFEELGYRVETHGQKGFNGVAILSKVPLDDVSRGLPGDETDTQARYIEATLAHEGRPLRVGCLYLPNGNPLGTEKFDYKLDWMARLERHARACLEREEAFLLLGDYNVIPEPRDARNPQNWTDDALFQPESRSAFRALTNLGLADAVRLANQDEAVFTFWDYQAGAWQKNNGIRIDHVLMSPEATDRLDGVGIDAHVRGWEKPSDHVPVWVTLAA; this is encoded by the coding sequence TTGAAAATCGCGACCTGGAACATCAACGGCGTGAAGGCGCGCCACGACGTCCTTCTGGCCTGGCTCGAGGAAGCCGCGCCCGATATCGCCTGCCTTCAGGAAATCAAGTCGGTGGACGACGCCTTTCCGGGCACGGCGTTCGAAGAGCTCGGCTACCGCGTCGAGACCCACGGCCAGAAAGGGTTCAACGGCGTCGCCATCCTCAGCAAGGTGCCGCTGGACGACGTCTCGCGCGGCCTGCCCGGCGACGAGACCGACACCCAGGCCCGCTACATCGAAGCCACGCTCGCCCACGAGGGACGCCCGCTGCGCGTCGGCTGCCTCTATCTGCCGAACGGCAACCCCCTCGGCACCGAGAAGTTCGATTACAAGCTCGACTGGATGGCGCGGCTCGAACGCCACGCCCGGGCCTGCCTGGAGCGGGAAGAAGCGTTTCTTCTGCTCGGCGACTACAACGTCATCCCCGAGCCGCGCGACGCCCGCAATCCGCAGAACTGGACCGACGACGCCCTGTTCCAGCCCGAAAGCCGCAGTGCCTTTCGCGCGCTGACCAACCTCGGCCTGGCCGACGCCGTGCGACTGGCGAACCAGGACGAGGCCGTCTTCACCTTCTGGGACTATCAGGCCGGCGCCTGGCAGAAGAACAACGGCATCCGCATCGATCATGTTCTGATGTCGCCGGAGGCGACCGACCGGCTCGACGGCGTGGGCATCGACGCCCATGTGCGCGGCTGGGAGAAGCCCTCCGATCACGTGCCGGTCTGGGTGACGCTCGCCGCCTGA
- a CDS encoding tetratricopeptide repeat protein — translation MMRITVSRCIGALLLGLCATAPAVAQDSAADAAARMSGALPDASDLSPGEALRAGTRFYYAGEKELALDSLRFAAEKGHPLAAWKLGRMYAHGDGVQEDDIKAFEYFRQIATAYADDSPTSPRAPFVASAFVELGSYYLTGITDSAIQPNVARAREIFTYAASYFGDANAQYRLGILFLDESDRDPRMAARWLKLAAKKGHVPAQARLGALLFDGDFHGTDNRITGLMWLTIAQRRSGGADAGWISELHERRFGLADETVRRNATALADRWMDRNTAVVADAHR, via the coding sequence ATGATGCGGATCACTGTTTCGCGCTGTATCGGCGCGCTGCTGCTGGGCCTTTGTGCAACCGCACCTGCGGTGGCGCAGGACAGCGCGGCGGATGCCGCGGCCCGAATGTCGGGCGCGCTTCCCGATGCGAGCGATCTTTCCCCGGGCGAGGCCCTGCGGGCCGGAACCCGGTTTTACTACGCGGGCGAGAAGGAACTCGCCCTCGACAGCCTGCGTTTCGCGGCGGAGAAGGGGCACCCCCTCGCGGCGTGGAAGCTCGGGCGGATGTACGCCCATGGCGATGGCGTCCAGGAGGACGACATCAAGGCGTTCGAGTATTTCCGCCAGATCGCGACCGCCTATGCCGACGACAGCCCGACGTCGCCGCGCGCGCCCTTCGTGGCCAGCGCCTTCGTGGAACTGGGCTCCTATTATCTCACCGGCATCACCGACAGCGCGATCCAGCCGAATGTGGCCCGGGCGCGCGAGATCTTCACCTATGCCGCCTCCTATTTCGGCGATGCCAACGCGCAGTACCGGCTGGGGATCCTGTTCCTCGACGAGAGCGACCGCGATCCGCGAATGGCGGCGCGCTGGCTGAAGCTCGCGGCGAAGAAGGGGCATGTGCCCGCGCAGGCCCGGCTCGGGGCGTTGCTGTTCGACGGCGACTTCCACGGCACCGACAACCGGATCACCGGGCTGATGTGGCTGACCATCGCGCAGCGGCGCAGCGGCGGCGCCGATGCGGGCTGGATCTCGGAGCTGCACGAGCGCCGGTTCGGCCTCGCCGACGAGACGGTGCGCCGCAACGCGACCGCGCTCGCGGACCGCTGGATGGACCGCAACACGGCGGTGGTGGCCGACGCCCATCGGTGA